The genomic DNA CAGCCGACCTGGGCGGCGTAGAAGCGCGAGGGATCCGGGTCGAGCAGGGTGACCGGCGGGCTGCCGGCCTCGCGGGTCTGCGGGTACTGCAGCAGCTCCGCCGACACCACGTTGCCGCGCTCCAGGGTCATGCGCAGGACATCGCTGGTGATGGTGACCGGGGCCACCGTGCCGGCCGTGGCGGGGGCAGCGGCGCCGACCACTCCGGGTGCAGCGGGCGCCGACGGGGTCGCCACGCTGGGCGCCTGCGGGATCGAGCCGGGAGCGGCACCGGGAACGGCGGCGGTGGTCTGGCTGGGCGTGGCGCCGGCCACGGGCGCGACCTGTTCCCGGTTCCATGCCATCCACAAAAGCGTCGCCACCATCAGCCAGGCGAGGATCAGGAAGGTACGGGTCTGGTTCATCAGGCAGGCACGCTCACGGGCCGGTGGAAGCCGGCGCGTCCGGAGGAAGGGGAGACGGATCGTCGGCGGGCATTGTGCCGGCCGGGGTGGCGACGGGCAACGCGCCGGCACGCTGCAGCAGGCGCAGGAAACCGTCGCGCAGTGCGCTGTTGTCGGCCTGGCGGGCAGACGGTCGCGCCACCAGCACGTAGGCGCCCGGGGCGAGTGTGCCCTGCAGGCGGCGGAACTGGTCGCGGATCACCCGCTTGATGCGGTTGCGACCCACCGCGGTCGGATCCACCTTGCGCGAGACCGCCAGCCCGAGACGCACCGGGCCGTCATCGGCGAGCCGGTGCAGGGCCATCATCGGAGAGGCCGTTCGCCGCCCGTGCTGGAAGACGCGGTCGAATTCCGCGCGCGCACGAACGCGCGCCTGCTTGGGGAAGCGGGCGGCTGTCATCGGAACGACTGCGGCGCGACCGGCACCTCGAGGGTGCGCGGCCGCGGCCGGCATCAGGCGCTGAGGCGCTTGCGGCCCTTGGCGCGGCGACGGGCGAGGATCTTGCGG from Luteimonas sp. YGD11-2 includes the following:
- the rnpA gene encoding ribonuclease P protein component, with the protein product MPAAAAHPRGAGRAAVVPMTAARFPKQARVRARAEFDRVFQHGRRTASPMMALHRLADDGPVRLGLAVSRKVDPTAVGRNRIKRVIRDQFRRLQGTLAPGAYVLVARPSARQADNSALRDGFLRLLQRAGALPVATPAGTMPADDPSPLPPDAPASTGP